Proteins co-encoded in one Leptodactylus fuscus isolate aLepFus1 chromosome 4, aLepFus1.hap2, whole genome shotgun sequence genomic window:
- the LOC142201140 gene encoding meprin A subunit beta-like: protein MTFEFYRKLSLDSYGRPNVTVSLGFGKHLPLARDITDINEVSGLDLFEGDIKVEEGRARNTLIGSQYRWPLTVPYYLEDSLDINAKGVILKAFERYRLKTCINFKPWSGEKNYISVFKDKGCYSYVGNRQSGKQQLSIGTSCDTVEIVQHEFLHALGFYHEQSRSDRDDYLTIIRENIEPGKEHNFNSYSDTVSSFLNVPYDYTSIMHYSKTAFQQGSEPTIIPKNPYFTNLIGKQMDFSDSDVLKLNRLYQCTSSLTFLDSCSFETDDNCGMLQSSSDAAEWQRLTQISEGPSSDHTLLGKEKDVGYFMYFNTSTGEPGDEAILESRLFYPTRGFQCLEFFYYHSGHENDQLNIWIKEYTTVSPNGTLKFMDSVKGKPADYWQLHYSPLNSTNKFRFVFQGVKGLGNSSGGFSIDDINLSETVCPDNVWHIRNFSLDDVKKYIFSPPYYSKDGYAYQIELSELPELSALQSPVKIAAYLYLISGANDYALQWPCPWRQVTVEFLDQNPNIQQRTSTMKSITTDPNIHFTDFPVWGNPAEVGETHTFPNGTSYRLVGGYGNNLFSSEELIYRRDFLKGGDAFILISMEDISHLTQSQPLPPPTSEPPKLPVLCQVNICENDGVCVVENLRQVCRCITTGDWWYVGERCETKIPNKGNIWKASFLPALLLALFSITLVNAAQ from the exons TTTCTGGTTTGGATTTATTTGAAGGAGATATTAAAGTAGAAGAG GGCAGGGCAAGGAACACATTAATTGGCAGCCAATACAGGTGGCCTCTTACTGTCCCATATTACTTAGAAGATAGTCTTG ATATAAATGCCAAAGGTGTTATTCTGAAAGCGTTCGAACGTTACCGACTCAAAACATGTATCAACTTTAAGCCGTGGAGtggtgaaaaaaattacatttcagtGTTTAAAGATAAGGG ATGTTACTCATATGTTGGAAATCGACAGAGTGGAAAACAGCAACTTTCTATTGGCACTAGCTGTGACACAGTAGAAATTGTTCAACATGAATTCCTCCATGCTCTGGGATTTTATCACGAGCAGTCACGATCTGACCGAGATGACTATTTGACTATTATAAGGGAGAATATTGAGCCTG GAAAAGAACACAATTTCAATTCTTATAGTGATACCGTGTCAAGTTTTCTCAATGTACCGTATGATTATACATCTATTATGCACTACAGCAAGACAGCATTCCAGCAAGGCTCAGAACCAACAATAATACCTAAGAATCCTTATTTCACTAATCTAATTGGGAAACAAATGGATTTTAGTGACAGCGATGTCTTAAAACTAAACCGACTCTACCAATGCA CCTCTTCTTTGACATTTCTGGACTCATGCAGCTTTGAGACTGATGACAACTGTGGCATGTTACAGAGTTCAAGTGACGCTGCTGAGTGGCAGCGATTGACTCAGATTTCGGAGGGCCCAAGTTCAGACCATACACTCCTAGGAAAGGAAAAAG atGTTGGTTATTTCATGTACTTCAACACCAGCACAGGCGAGCCAGGAGATGAAGCAATCCTTGAAAGCAGACTCTTCTACCCAACGAGAGGATTTCAGTGCCTGGAATTCTTTTACTATCATAGTGGTCATGAGAATGACCAGCTTAACATTTGGATAAAGGAATACACCACTGTATCTCCCAATGGTACCTTGAAATTTATGGACTCAGTAAAGG GTAAACCAGCCGATTACTGGCAGCTCCATTATTCTCCATTAAACAGCACAAATAAATTTAGATTTGTATTTCAAGGTGTAAAAGGACTTGGCAACTCCTCTGGAGGTTTTTCAATTGATGACATTAATTTATCTGAAACTGTATGTCCTGACAATGTTTGGCATATCAGAAATTTTTCACTTGAcgatgttaaaaaatatatatttagtccTCCCTACTACTCTAAAGATGGCTATGCATACCAGATTGAATTGTCTGAATTGCCTGAATTGTCTGCACTTCAGTCACCAGTGAAAATTGCAGCTTATCTGTATCTGATATCTGGAGCTAATGACTACGCCCTACAATGGCCATGTCCATGGAGACAAGTTACTGTGGAGTTCTTGGATCAAAACCCAAATATCCAACAGAGGACGTCAACTATGAAGAGTATTACAACTGATCCCAATATCCATTTCACAG ACTTCCCGGTTTGGGGTAATCCTGCAGAGGTTGGCGAGACTCACACGTTCCCCAATGGTACATCTTACAGATTGGTAGGAGGCTATGGAAACAATCTATTTTCGTCTGAAGAATTGATTTATAGAAGAGATTTCCTGAAAGGAGGAGATGCTTTTATTCTCATATCTATGGAAG ATATTTCCCACTTAACTCAGTCACAACCATTGCCGCCACCAACTAGTGAGCCCCCTAAATTACCTGTACTTTGTCAAGTGAATATTTGTGAAAAtgatggtgtttgtgttgtggaaAACCTTAGACAAGTATGCAG GTGCATCACTACTGGAGACTGGTGGTACGTGGGTGAGAGATGTGAGACAAAAATCCCCAACAAAGGCAATATATGGAAAGCGTCCTTCTTACCTGCACTACTTCTCGCCTTGTTTTCAATCACTTTAGTGAACGCTGCACAATGA